The following proteins are encoded in a genomic region of Apis mellifera strain DH4 linkage group LG14, Amel_HAv3.1, whole genome shotgun sequence:
- the LOC410545 gene encoding CLIP-associating protein 1-A isoform X9, with protein sequence MNDTETWLSSSHRCLHRGLKKYPSIDKKLWDPSSKWILQWDNIVKHPGARARGCHCDIHKPPWLYPDLVGKVSDETDRAIKSAPVKRSAAPLKRGQFGPAKTSSSTLAQAGAVDEETFLTTFEDVPSVNLFSAKDLEEQMKIIKDNVGDDKKDWKQRTESMKKLRAIIIAGGTNYENFLENLKNVQRPFEVACTDLRSQVVREACITLAYLSQQLKNKFASFGEAVLLTLMNLIQNSAKVVATAGAVAVRFILQNTHCSRFVPIITSCLSHKSKDIRRASCEYLNLILQIWPTQILQKHVTTLQDTIKKGIADSDSEARAFARKSYWAFKDHFPEQAEALLNSLDTAYKRSLMSLSNSGSINSLNVVTRSASVSPRTSRPVMSVTGSTENLHQTSGQPHGPLRRTPSLPRSYRQSGIPVLQRPTDSHYRGTSSVRSTSAIDLQAAQRAKARMMYANMSRQKASLPRPSKSPDTTAVASPERTARTRTRMSGVSQSQPSSRSGSPSSRLSYATYNREGESLIARPRRLSGHGIRSTGNSREPSPQRFGMDRSFASKIRGRSLHMSPTDRPQSRPVMAQKMLQQSREAESALADALTFENIDNYTRTPRGKGDHSDDSETSSICSERSMDSFRRPNDDIKEIIENCAHKHWGDRKEGLVGLQHFLSNGNTLTATELRKVTDIFTKMFMDSHTKVFSLFLDTLNELITTHSEDLGDWLYVLCARLLNKLGTDLLGSIQAKIHKTLEVVREYFPGEQLLPAVMRYLTDPTQTPNSRVKVATLMFITQIAETAQPSALNSSAGTALARLLDWSNDVKSQEVRRHAQNAVISLYNLNPPKVTMILAELPKYYQEAALPLVQNHLRKSSGSSNPASPGTPPPRAQSSPARSKGKTDIDNADENLEEVYKSLRRTTAEIQNYGFERLERATTSKDSGISNMADVEEKMEGLTLCNSGRSSSVSSPTQRGRSVTNITVNGSSDTIAGDLILPQENNGYKTHGSSPDSIKRPEVLDNMIKTLQSKMTQTEEKVSALQEFQLYVREGDALYIKQNFKKLLKTLLDSLTNDSKKMQVEVLQTLIDMLKCTELVDSFSVYPELLVLKVINAYKLDDQKQDSSSSSNSRSPVLWMAEKCAATIAMVLKPEQVIHLVSTIITTEPYPLNMGAIKMLHKVVEHWGRDAIEPHLSKVMPGLIKAYDDTESAVRKSAVFCMVAIHLAVGEELLKPHLSCLYTSKLKLLNIYIQRAQQANSQPASPRSNSKN encoded by the exons atgaatgataCCGAAACGTGGTTGTCAAGCAGCCATCGTTGCTTACAtagaggattaaaaaaatatcctagtattgataaaaaattgtggGATCCAAGTAGTAAATGGATTCTCCAATGggataatattgtaaaacatCCAGGTGCTAGAGCAAGAGGATGCCATTGTGATATTCACAAACCACCATGGTTATATCCAGATTtag ttgGAAAAGTGTCTGATGAAACAGATAGAGCt attaaatcaGCTCCTGTGAAAAGATCAGCTGCTCCTCTAAAGAGAGGACAATTTGGTCCAGCAAAAACTTCATCTTCAACTTTAG cTCAAGCTGGTGCCGTCGATGAAGAAACCTTCCTTACAACATTCGAAGATGTGCCAtccgtaaatttattttccgcaAAAGATCTTGAAGagcaaatgaaaattataaaagataatgttGGCGATGATAAAAAGGATTGGAAACAAAGGACGGAAAGT atgaaaaaattaagagcAATCATTATCGCAGGCGGTACGAATTACGAaaactttttagaaaatttgaagaatgttCAAAGACCTTTTGAGGTTGCTTGCACGGATCTTAGATCGCAAGTAGTGAGGGAGGCGTGCATTACTTTAGCATATCTTAGTCAacagttaaaaaataagtttgcCAGCTTTGGAGAAGCGGTCTTACTCACCTTAATGAATCTCATACAAAATAGTGCCAAG GTTGTGGCAACAGCTGGTGCCGTAGCAGTAAGgtttattcttcaaaatacACATTGCAGTCGTTTTGTGCCAATTATCACGTCGTGCTTAAGTCACAAGAGTAAAGACATACGTCGGGCTTCATGCGAAtatctaaatctaattttacaaatatggcCTActcaaatattacaaaaacacGTGACTACGTTGCAAGACACGATCAAGAAAGGTATTGCAGATTCAGATTCGGAAGCGAGAGCTTTTGCTAGGAA ATCGTATTGGGCGTTCAAAGATCATTTCCCTGAACAAGCAGAAGCGTTGCTCAATAGCCTTGACACTGCATACAAACGTTCGTTGATGTCTCTCAGCAACAGCGGTAGCATTAACAGTTTAAATGTAGTTACGAGATCGGCGAGCGTTAGTCCCCGAACATCGAGACCAGTCATGAGCGTTACAG GTAGTACGGAAAATTTGCATCAAACTTCGGGTCAACCACATGGCCCGCTCAGACGAACGCCGTCCTTGCCACGGTCATATCGTCAATCTGGTATCCCAGTCCTTCAAAGACCCACTGATAGCCATT ATCGTGGAACTTCGAGTGTTAGGTCGACTAGTGCGATAGATTTGCAAGCCGCGCAAAGAGCTAAAGCTAGAATGATGTATGCGAACATGAGTAGACAGAAAGCATCGCTTC cACGTCCTAGCAAATCACCAGACACAACTGCTGTTGCTAGTCCAGAAAGAACGGCAAGAACAAGAACTCGAATGTCTGGAGTGTCGCAATCTCAGC ctaGCAGTAGATCAGGATCGCCATCGTCAAGACTGAGTTATGCAACTTATAATCGTGAAGGAGAATCATTAATTGCAAGACCTAGACGGTTATCTGGACATGGAATCAGAAGTACCGGTAATAGTCGTGAGCCAAGCCCACAAAGGTTTGGAATGGACAGAAGTTTTGCAAGCAAAATacg ggGAAGAAGTTTACATATGTCTCCAACGGATAGACCTCAATCCAGACCAGTCATGGCACAAAAGATGTTGCAACAATCACGCGAAGCAGAATCAGCATTGGCGGATGCGcttacatttgaaaatattgataattatacaaGAACACCGAGAGGAAAAGGTGATCACAGTGATGACAGTGAAACTAGCAGCATATGTTCTGAACGAAGTATGGACAGTTTTAGACGACCAAACGAT GATATTAaggaaattatagaaaattgtgCACATAAACATTGGGGCGATAGAAAAGAAGGTTTAGTTGGATTAcaacattttctttcaaacgGAAATACGCTTACAGCTACGGAATTGAGAAAAGTAACggatatttttacgaaaatgtTCATGGATTCTCACACAAAAGTTTTCAGTTTATTTTTGGACACATTGAATGAACTAATAACTACTCATAGTGAAGATCTTGGCGATTGGCTTTATGTTTTATGTGCAAGACTTTTGAACAAATTAGGCACTGACTTACTTGGTTCGATACAagcaaaaattcataaaacgcTTGAAGTTGTTAG AGAATATTTTCCAGGAGAGCAACTTTTACCTGCTGTAATGAGGTATTTAACAGATCCAACACAAACTCCAAACTCTCGCGTAAAAGTGGCGACGCTTATGTTTATTACACAAATAGCAGAAACAGCACAACCATCTGCACTTAATAGTTCTGCAGGAACAGCATTAGCAAGGTTACTTGATTGGTCGAATGATGTTAAAAGTCAAGAAGTCAGAAGGCATGCACAAAATGCTGTTATATcgctatataatttaaatcctcCAAAAGTGACTATGATATTAGCTGAATTACCGAAGTATTATCAG gaaGCGGCATTGCCATTAGTACAGAATCATTTAAGAAAATCATCAGGTTCGAGTAATCCTGCATCTCCTGGAACTCCTCCTCCTAGAGCACAGAGCTCACCAGCTCGTTCGAAAGGTAAAACTGATATCGACAATGCGGatgaaaatttggaagaagTTTATAA ATCATTAAGACGTACAACAGctgaaatacaaaattatggTTTTGAACGTTTGGAAAGAGCAACTACTAGTAAAGATAGTGGAATTAGCAATATGGCTGatgtagaagaaaaaatggaaggaCTTACATTATGCAATTCg GGTCGTTCATCTTCTGTTTCTTCTCCTACCCAAAGAGGACGATCTGTTACTAATATTACAGTAAATGGTTCAAGTGATACTATTGCAGGAGATTTAATTCTACCTCAAGAAAATAATGGTTATAAAACGCatg gTTCATCACCAGATTCGATAAAAAGGCCAGAAGTTTtagataatatgattaaaacatTACAATCTAAAATGACACAAACCGAAGAGAAAGTATCAGCATTacaagaatttcaattatacgtTCGTGAGGGAGATGCCTtgtatattaaacaaaattttaa AAAACTGCTCAAAACATTATTAGATAGTTTGACTAACGATAGTAAGAAGATGCAAGTAGAAGTACTTCAAACTCTAATTGATATGCTTAAATGTACGGAACTTGTAGATAGCTTTTCTGTTTATCCTGAATTATTGGTTTTAAAAGTGATTAACGCGTATAAGTTAGATGATCAAAAACAAGATTCTTCCAGTAGCAGTAATTCCAGATCTCca GTTCTATGGATGGCGGAAAAATGTGCTGCAACGATAGCAATGGTTTTAAAACCAGAACAAGTTATTCACTTAGTATCAACTATAATAACTACTGAACCATATCCCTTGAATATGGGCGCAATAAAAATGCTTCATAAGGTTGTGGAACATTGGGGTCGTGATGCAATAGAACCTCATTTATCAAAAGTTATGCCTGGTCTTATCAAA GCATATGATGATACTGAAAGTGCAGTGCGCAAAAGTGCTGTATTCTGTATGGTAGCAATACACTTGGCAGTTGGTGAAGAGTTGTTGAAACCTCATCTCAGTTGTTTATATACCAGCAAATTGAagcttttaaacatttatatacaaCGCGCGCAACAAGCGAACAGTCAACCAGCAAGTCCACGTAgcaatagcaaaaattaa
- the LOC410545 gene encoding CLIP-associating protein 1-A isoform X8, with product MNDTETWLSSSHRCLHRGLKKYPSIDKKLWDPSSKWILQWDNIVKHPGARARGCHCDIHKPPWLYPDLVGKVSDETDRAIKSAPVKRSAAPLKRGQFGPAKTSSSTLAQAGAVDEETFLTTFEDVPSVNLFSAKDLEEQMKIIKDNVGDDKKDWKQRTESMKKLRAIIIAGGTNYENFLENLKNVQRPFEVACTDLRSQVVREACITLAYLSQQLKNKFASFGEAVLLTLMNLIQNSAKVVATAGAVAVRFILQNTHCSRFVPIITSCLSHKSKDIRRASCEYLNLILQIWPTQILQKHVTTLQDTIKKGIADSDSEARAFARKSYWAFKDHFPEQAEALLNSLDTAYKRSLMSLSNSGSINSLNVVTRSASVSPRTSRPVMSVTGSTENLHQTSGQPHGPLRRTPSLPRSYRQSGIPVLQRPTDSHYRGTSSVRSTSAIDLQAAQRAKARMMYANMSRQKASLPRPSKSPDTTAVASPERTARTRTRMSGVSQSQPSSRSGSPSSRLSYATYNREGESLIARPRRLSGHGIRSTGNSREPSPQRFGMDRSFASKIRGRSLHMSPTDRPQSRPVMAQKMLQQSREAESALADALTFENIDNYTRTPRGKGDHSDDSETSSICSERSMDSFRRPNDSFSWSGSQQRLYRDMWDQSIPKDIKEIIENCAHKHWGDRKEGLVGLQHFLSNGNTLTATELRKVTDIFTKMFMDSHTKVFSLFLDTLNELITTHSEDLGDWLYVLCARLLNKLGTDLLGSIQAKIHKTLEVVREYFPGEQLLPAVMRYLTDPTQTPNSRVKVATLMFITQIAETAQPSALNSSAGTALARLLDWSNDVKSQEVRRHAQNAVISLYNLNPPKVTMILAELPKYYQEAALPLVQNHLRKSSGSSNPASPGTPPPRAQSSPARSKGKTDIDNADENLEEVYNTFYRSLRRTTAEIQNYGFERLERATTSKDSGISNMADVEEKMEGLTLCNSGRSSSVSSPTQRGRSVTNITVNGSSDTIAGDLILPQENNGYKTHGSSPDSIKRPEVLDNMIKTLQSKMTQTEEKVSALQEFQLYVREGDALYIKQNFKKLLKTLLDSLTNDSKKMQVEVLQTLIDMLKCTELVDSFSVYPELLVLKVINAYKLDDQKQDSSSSSNSRSPVLWMAEKCAATIAMVLKPEQVIHLVSTIITTEPYPLNMGAIKMLHKVVEHWGRDAIEPHLSKVMPGLIKAYDDTESAVRKSAVFCMVAIHLAVGEELLKPHLSCLYTSKLKLLNIYIQRAQQANSQPASPRSNSKN from the exons atgaatgataCCGAAACGTGGTTGTCAAGCAGCCATCGTTGCTTACAtagaggattaaaaaaatatcctagtattgataaaaaattgtggGATCCAAGTAGTAAATGGATTCTCCAATGggataatattgtaaaacatCCAGGTGCTAGAGCAAGAGGATGCCATTGTGATATTCACAAACCACCATGGTTATATCCAGATTtag ttgGAAAAGTGTCTGATGAAACAGATAGAGCt attaaatcaGCTCCTGTGAAAAGATCAGCTGCTCCTCTAAAGAGAGGACAATTTGGTCCAGCAAAAACTTCATCTTCAACTTTAG cTCAAGCTGGTGCCGTCGATGAAGAAACCTTCCTTACAACATTCGAAGATGTGCCAtccgtaaatttattttccgcaAAAGATCTTGAAGagcaaatgaaaattataaaagataatgttGGCGATGATAAAAAGGATTGGAAACAAAGGACGGAAAGT atgaaaaaattaagagcAATCATTATCGCAGGCGGTACGAATTACGAaaactttttagaaaatttgaagaatgttCAAAGACCTTTTGAGGTTGCTTGCACGGATCTTAGATCGCAAGTAGTGAGGGAGGCGTGCATTACTTTAGCATATCTTAGTCAacagttaaaaaataagtttgcCAGCTTTGGAGAAGCGGTCTTACTCACCTTAATGAATCTCATACAAAATAGTGCCAAG GTTGTGGCAACAGCTGGTGCCGTAGCAGTAAGgtttattcttcaaaatacACATTGCAGTCGTTTTGTGCCAATTATCACGTCGTGCTTAAGTCACAAGAGTAAAGACATACGTCGGGCTTCATGCGAAtatctaaatctaattttacaaatatggcCTActcaaatattacaaaaacacGTGACTACGTTGCAAGACACGATCAAGAAAGGTATTGCAGATTCAGATTCGGAAGCGAGAGCTTTTGCTAGGAA ATCGTATTGGGCGTTCAAAGATCATTTCCCTGAACAAGCAGAAGCGTTGCTCAATAGCCTTGACACTGCATACAAACGTTCGTTGATGTCTCTCAGCAACAGCGGTAGCATTAACAGTTTAAATGTAGTTACGAGATCGGCGAGCGTTAGTCCCCGAACATCGAGACCAGTCATGAGCGTTACAG GTAGTACGGAAAATTTGCATCAAACTTCGGGTCAACCACATGGCCCGCTCAGACGAACGCCGTCCTTGCCACGGTCATATCGTCAATCTGGTATCCCAGTCCTTCAAAGACCCACTGATAGCCATT ATCGTGGAACTTCGAGTGTTAGGTCGACTAGTGCGATAGATTTGCAAGCCGCGCAAAGAGCTAAAGCTAGAATGATGTATGCGAACATGAGTAGACAGAAAGCATCGCTTC cACGTCCTAGCAAATCACCAGACACAACTGCTGTTGCTAGTCCAGAAAGAACGGCAAGAACAAGAACTCGAATGTCTGGAGTGTCGCAATCTCAGC ctaGCAGTAGATCAGGATCGCCATCGTCAAGACTGAGTTATGCAACTTATAATCGTGAAGGAGAATCATTAATTGCAAGACCTAGACGGTTATCTGGACATGGAATCAGAAGTACCGGTAATAGTCGTGAGCCAAGCCCACAAAGGTTTGGAATGGACAGAAGTTTTGCAAGCAAAATacg ggGAAGAAGTTTACATATGTCTCCAACGGATAGACCTCAATCCAGACCAGTCATGGCACAAAAGATGTTGCAACAATCACGCGAAGCAGAATCAGCATTGGCGGATGCGcttacatttgaaaatattgataattatacaaGAACACCGAGAGGAAAAGGTGATCACAGTGATGACAGTGAAACTAGCAGCATATGTTCTGAACGAAGTATGGACAGTTTTAGACGACCAAACGAT TCGTTCTCATGGAGTGGCTCTCAACAAAGACTATATCGTGATATGTGGGATCAGTCTATCCCAAag GATATTAaggaaattatagaaaattgtgCACATAAACATTGGGGCGATAGAAAAGAAGGTTTAGTTGGATTAcaacattttctttcaaacgGAAATACGCTTACAGCTACGGAATTGAGAAAAGTAACggatatttttacgaaaatgtTCATGGATTCTCACACAAAAGTTTTCAGTTTATTTTTGGACACATTGAATGAACTAATAACTACTCATAGTGAAGATCTTGGCGATTGGCTTTATGTTTTATGTGCAAGACTTTTGAACAAATTAGGCACTGACTTACTTGGTTCGATACAagcaaaaattcataaaacgcTTGAAGTTGTTAG AGAATATTTTCCAGGAGAGCAACTTTTACCTGCTGTAATGAGGTATTTAACAGATCCAACACAAACTCCAAACTCTCGCGTAAAAGTGGCGACGCTTATGTTTATTACACAAATAGCAGAAACAGCACAACCATCTGCACTTAATAGTTCTGCAGGAACAGCATTAGCAAGGTTACTTGATTGGTCGAATGATGTTAAAAGTCAAGAAGTCAGAAGGCATGCACAAAATGCTGTTATATcgctatataatttaaatcctcCAAAAGTGACTATGATATTAGCTGAATTACCGAAGTATTATCAG gaaGCGGCATTGCCATTAGTACAGAATCATTTAAGAAAATCATCAGGTTCGAGTAATCCTGCATCTCCTGGAACTCCTCCTCCTAGAGCACAGAGCTCACCAGCTCGTTCGAAAGGTAAAACTGATATCGACAATGCGGatgaaaatttggaagaagTTTATAA tactTTCTACAGATCATTAAGACGTACAACAGctgaaatacaaaattatggTTTTGAACGTTTGGAAAGAGCAACTACTAGTAAAGATAGTGGAATTAGCAATATGGCTGatgtagaagaaaaaatggaaggaCTTACATTATGCAATTCg GGTCGTTCATCTTCTGTTTCTTCTCCTACCCAAAGAGGACGATCTGTTACTAATATTACAGTAAATGGTTCAAGTGATACTATTGCAGGAGATTTAATTCTACCTCAAGAAAATAATGGTTATAAAACGCatg gTTCATCACCAGATTCGATAAAAAGGCCAGAAGTTTtagataatatgattaaaacatTACAATCTAAAATGACACAAACCGAAGAGAAAGTATCAGCATTacaagaatttcaattatacgtTCGTGAGGGAGATGCCTtgtatattaaacaaaattttaa AAAACTGCTCAAAACATTATTAGATAGTTTGACTAACGATAGTAAGAAGATGCAAGTAGAAGTACTTCAAACTCTAATTGATATGCTTAAATGTACGGAACTTGTAGATAGCTTTTCTGTTTATCCTGAATTATTGGTTTTAAAAGTGATTAACGCGTATAAGTTAGATGATCAAAAACAAGATTCTTCCAGTAGCAGTAATTCCAGATCTCca GTTCTATGGATGGCGGAAAAATGTGCTGCAACGATAGCAATGGTTTTAAAACCAGAACAAGTTATTCACTTAGTATCAACTATAATAACTACTGAACCATATCCCTTGAATATGGGCGCAATAAAAATGCTTCATAAGGTTGTGGAACATTGGGGTCGTGATGCAATAGAACCTCATTTATCAAAAGTTATGCCTGGTCTTATCAAA GCATATGATGATACTGAAAGTGCAGTGCGCAAAAGTGCTGTATTCTGTATGGTAGCAATACACTTGGCAGTTGGTGAAGAGTTGTTGAAACCTCATCTCAGTTGTTTATATACCAGCAAATTGAagcttttaaacatttatatacaaCGCGCGCAACAAGCGAACAGTCAACCAGCAAGTCCACGTAgcaatagcaaaaattaa